Proteins co-encoded in one Culicoidibacter larvae genomic window:
- a CDS encoding TfoX/Sxy family protein translates to MNELMAMTNIGKVAATRLIDVGIDTPEKLIATGSMDAFLAVRLRDPGACLDMLYALEGAIEGVRWHSLPAVKKQELKSFFNSL, encoded by the coding sequence GTTGATGGCGATGACCAATATTGGGAAGGTTGCTGCAACGCGGTTGATTGATGTCGGCATTGATACACCGGAAAAACTGATTGCTACGGGGAGTATGGATGCTTTTTTAGCAGTGCGTTTGCGCGATCCTGGTGCATGTTTGGATATGTTGTATGCGCTCGAAGGTGCAATTGAAGGGGTTCGCTGGCATAGTTTGCCGGCGGTAAAGAAGCAGGAGTTGAAAAGTTTTTTTAATAGTTTATAG